Proteins encoded within one genomic window of Lampris incognitus isolate fLamInc1 chromosome 19, fLamInc1.hap2, whole genome shotgun sequence:
- the dtx3la gene encoding E3 ubiquitin-protein ligase DTX3L1, giving the protein MGSEPSKEKFHCNQYLNGQGPPSLEHQANEGLNGAYRGWTSCQPEGQMTWVILHRDLPGYPEDNTLQINYVFPDGIQTEKHPHPGQPYTGLRMWAYLPDNREGRKVLRLLDKTFNLQLLFTVATNENGEDVVATAAIPLKTQPDGGTKIDSYPDPDYLKNVRKILKDKGIE; this is encoded by the exons ATGGGCTCCGAGCCGAGCAAGGAGAAATTCCACTGTAACCAGTATCTGAATGGACAGGGACCTCCATCACTGGAGCACCAAG CTAACGAAGGACTGAACGGGGCCTACAGAGGATGGACCAGCTGCCAGCCAGAGGGCCAGATGACCTGGGTGATCCTCCACAGGGACCTGCCAGGATACCCCGAGGACAACACCCTGCAGATCAACTATGTTTTCCCTGACGGCATACAGACG GAGAAGCATCCTCATCCTGGCCAGCCCTACACAGGGTTGCGCATGTGGGCCTACCTGCCCGACAACCGTGAGGGTAGGAAGGTCCTGAGACTGCTGGACAAGACTTTCAACCTGCAGCTGCTCTTCACCGTAGCCACCAATGAAAATGGAGAAGATGTGGTCGCCACAGCAGCTATCCCCCTGAAAACACAACCTGATGGAGGAACCAAGAT TGACAGCTACCCAGACCCAGACTACCTGAAGAATGTGAGGAAGATCCTTAAAGACAAAGGCATCGAGTAA